In Schizosaccharomyces osmophilus chromosome 2, complete sequence, the following proteins share a genomic window:
- the tpt1 gene encoding tRNA 2'-phosphotransferase Tpt1/ CIA machinery, translating into MSNLTEQKKQARTPNGRRKQEQDPMIRFSKALSKVLRHTAQSNGLRLRPDGFVSVDDLLELPQFKSLSLEMLKKIVDENEKKRFSLAETDRKLFIRANQGHTIRTIEVPMTRVSDASLLPKVVHGTRKELWPKINKEGLSRMKRNHIHCATGLFGEPGVISGIRKSCSLYIYIDVLKAMQHGIEFYQSENGVILTEGRDGVLSPSFFKKVETNLGEVLLEADAKTETPKTDNSLQKSANTESVDDLDPFSEDMEALTMHDLNLVQEKHSNFGYSEGIVKGKMEVAQSGFDDGYSQGAIYGFEFGKKLGELKAKLLIVDDEKERALLQKQLEELEHQSEFSKFVFANKESIRSKLDKTPTLK; encoded by the coding sequence ATGTCCAACTTGActgaacaaaagaaacaagcCAGAACGCCCAACGGAAGgagaaaacaagaacagGATCCCATGATCCGGTTTTCAAAAGCACTTTCCAAGGTTCTTCGCCATACTGCCCAATCTAATGGGTTGCGGCTTCGTCCAGATGGCTTCGTGTCGGTAGACGACCTACTTGAATTGCCGCAATTCAAAAGTCTATCGCTAGAGATGCTGAAAAAGATTGTggatgaaaacgaaaagaaaaggttttCTTTGGCTGAAACGGATCGTAAGCTGTTCATTCGTGCCAATCAAGGGCACACAATTCGAACGATTGAAGTACCTATGACACGTGTTAGTGATGCTTCTTTATTACCTAAGGTTGTACATGgtacaagaaaagaattgtgGCCGAAGATTAACAAAGAAGGCCTTTCAcgaatgaaaaggaaccaTATTCACTGTGCTACGGGGCTCTTTGGTGAACCTGGAGTTATTTCTGGGATTCGGAAATCATGTAgtttgtatatttatatCGATGTTTTAAAAGCGATGCAACATGGAATCGAGTTTTATCAATCAGAAAATGGAGTCATTTTAACTGAAGGAAGGGATGGAGTTTTATCACCTtcgtttttcaaaaaggttGAGACAAACCTTGGAGAGGTCCTTCTTGAAGCAGATGCGAAAACAGAGACTCCCAAAACCGACAACTCGCTACAAAAGAGTGCGAATACTGAGAGTGTTGATGATTTAGATCCATTTAGCGAGGACATGGAAGCACTTACAATGCACGATTTGAATCTCGTTCAAGAAAAGCACAGCAATTTTGGTTATTCAGAAGGCATCGTGAAGGGAAAAATGGAAGTTGCACAAAGCGGTTTTGATGATGGATATAGTCAGGGAGCTATCTATGGATttgaatttggaaaaaaactGGGAGAACTAAAGGCAAAATTGCTTATTGTCGATGACGAAAAGGAACGAGCTTTATTGCAAAAGCAACTAGAAGAACTTGAGCATCAAAGTgagttttccaaatttgtGTTTGCAAACAAGGAGTCGATCCGATCTAAATTAGACAAGACGCCTACTTTGAAATAA